The Anopheles moucheti chromosome 3, idAnoMoucSN_F20_07, whole genome shotgun sequence genome contains the following window.
TTTGAAAGGGAATGGATGTCATATTGAGTAACATTTCTGCTCTTGCACGGCGGAGGAATCCCAAATGCATGAAAACCCCCCCCCTCAAAACAATACCAGCCAATCGGATATATTGGAACAAATGTAATTATAATTGGAATGCTTTTGAGTCAACAAATTTTCGACATATTTGTTTCGGATACGATTATTTATGCATAACTCAATCACAGTAACATGCGGTATAAGGTATCAAGAATACGGAGTGATGTATGTTCGATTGTGTGGGACGATTTCAACCGTTCGGGTTTTTTAGATTTGAGTGGAGCAAGCGATATTTGCTATTGATATTGGTAACTTTCACCGCATTTTTTTACTTTGtcttaaattttttttaaacctttaaCATGTCTTCCCAAACGATATAAATATTACAATCTATGCTATGTTAAGAATGAAATGCTCAATCTGCACCGAACCCAACTTTGGAATGTCTCTTTTTACGCCACCCGGCAATAATCTCCTGCACTTCATCCAAACTGCGGCCCTTGGTTTCGGGAATGTAAATAAACGCAAACCCAAACGTCAGCCCGGTACTGATAGTAAACACCCAGAACGGGAGATATGCCCCAACATTGTCCAGCGCGACCTGGAACAACTTCACCACACCGAAGATGATAGCACCGCTCAGTATCCCGAACAGTGCGTTCGCGTAGGCACGGATGTTTTTGGGAAATATTTCACTTAGTATCGCGAACGGTACCGTCGCCAGACCGAAGGCGTACGATACGACAAAAAGCAAAAGTCCGACAAACGAAATCCAACCGAAGCGTGCTACCTCGACGTCCGCTGCGTCAAGCGTGAAGTAGACGGCTCCAAGCAACAGTCCGATGAAGCTACCGGCACTGGACCAAAGCAGAAGCGGTCGACGGCCAACACGATCGACCAAAAAGACCGGAAATAGCACGGTTACCATTTGTACCGCGCCGAGCACGATGGACATTTCGGCATCGGTGAGATCGCTGGAAATCTGCGAGAAGATGGTCTGTGCGTAACTAAGGATGGCCTGCATTCCGGACATCTGAACACCGAAGGCAAGAATCAGCACTATAATGAGGTTGTTGCGATAAGCCGGTAGGAACAGTTCCCTCATCGAGCCGCGCTCGCTGACAGTCCGTTCGATGGACTTTCGCGTACCGTTGAGTTCCTCCTCTACGGTCGAGTTTCTTCGAAACCATCGGAGACTTTTACGTGCGTCCTCGTCGCGTCCCTTGCCAAGTAGATAATGCGGTGATTCCGGCATCCACACAAAGGTGCAAAGAAATACAATCGGGCCGAGCATCGAAAGCCAAGCAAGCGCCTCGAAGCCCACGTACGGACCGACGGAGTATTCAAACAGAATGGCCAGCTTGGCCATTACCGTGATGAGTGAAGCGGCGGCACCACGCACCCTGTCCGAGGTGATCTCACCGATGTAGATGGGCGCAATGCCGTACGCAATGCCGTACGAAATGCCGAACAGGAACCGGGCAATGTAGAGAAACACTGACGTTCGTGCTAATGCGATCATAATCCATCCGGCAATCACGGGAAGAGCGCTTGCGATAAATGGCCACTTGCGGCCTAATCGGTCGACGGTGAGTCCGGCCAGTACCATGCCGAAGATGCCACCAA
Protein-coding sequences here:
- the LOC128302495 gene encoding facilitated trehalose transporter Tret1-like gives rise to the protein MTTSTWLVRLLRYRNEYLASFSATLCIFMVVCSNAWSSPALPKLLTEPNPPVSITADAGSWIVSIQAIGGIFGMVLAGLTVDRLGRKWPFIASALPVIAGWIMIALARTSVFLYIARFLFGISYGIAYGIAPIYIGEITSDRVRGAAASLITVMAKLAILFEYSVGPYVGFEALAWLSMLGPIVFLCTFVWMPESPHYLLGKGRDEDARKSLRWFRRNSTVEEELNGTRKSIERTVSERGSMRELFLPAYRNNLIIVLILAFGVQMSGMQAILSYAQTIFSQISSDLTDAEMSIVLGAVQMVTVLFPVFLVDRVGRRPLLLWSSAGSFIGLLLGAVYFTLDAADVEVARFGWISFVGLLLFVVSYAFGLATVPFAILSEIFPKNIRAYANALFGILSGAIIFGVVKLFQVALDNVGAYLPFWVFTISTGLTFGFAFIYIPETKGRSLDEVQEIIAGWRKKRHSKVGFGAD